In one window of Zhihengliuella sp. ISTPL4 DNA:
- a CDS encoding winged helix-turn-helix domain-containing protein: protein MSNSALLERPAVTAPNRTVRPAEASAPLAPAGADLPAVRSPRGFALYVGLDEIKAAEAGVSLPLLVDALRRTLAELAPGAETHATVALAPHGSGGRDLDVVRLALQEPGAIARTKAAAQEETTPEESGVTVDISRKRVLIDGESAAFTYKEFELLQYLVLREGRTIERSELVAALWQAQDDETPGERTIDVHVRRLRAKLGRYEDIVRTVRGIGYRFDRHADVVIRYGHGTPSPDRF from the coding sequence ATGTCGAACTCCGCCCTTCTCGAGCGTCCCGCCGTCACCGCCCCGAACCGCACCGTCCGCCCCGCCGAGGCGTCGGCTCCGCTGGCCCCGGCCGGCGCCGACCTCCCCGCCGTCCGCTCGCCCCGCGGCTTCGCCCTCTACGTCGGCCTGGACGAGATCAAGGCCGCCGAAGCCGGGGTGAGCCTTCCGCTGCTCGTCGACGCCCTCCGCCGCACGCTGGCGGAGCTCGCGCCCGGCGCCGAGACCCACGCCACCGTCGCCCTCGCCCCGCACGGCTCCGGCGGCCGCGACCTCGACGTCGTGCGTCTCGCCCTGCAGGAGCCCGGCGCGATCGCCCGCACCAAGGCCGCCGCCCAGGAGGAGACCACGCCGGAGGAGTCCGGCGTCACCGTCGACATCTCCCGCAAGCGCGTGCTCATCGACGGCGAGTCCGCCGCGTTCACGTACAAGGAGTTCGAGCTGCTGCAGTACCTCGTCCTCCGCGAGGGCCGCACGATCGAGCGCAGCGAGCTCGTGGCCGCCCTCTGGCAGGCCCAGGACGACGAGACGCCCGGCGAGCGCACGATCGACGTGCACGTGCGCCGGCTGCGGGCGAAGCTCGGCCGCTACGAGGACATCGTCCGCACCGTGCGCGGCATCGGCTACCGCTTCGATCGTCACGCCGACGTCGTCATCCGCTACGGCCACGGCACCCCGTCGCCGGACCGCTTCTGA
- a CDS encoding phosphorylase family protein: MKLLVAALESELSAFPEELDGFDRLVTGPGKLPATYALTRALDAKSYDEVVVVGTAGSIEKGRPYAVHEIATAVQHDVIDLDGVVGRHVSLPPQVTTGREGVVIATGDHFVNDAEVTAVIRPMGAALVDMETYAYIWVAGQFGVPIRAFRAVSDQAEDGALADFREAIARCSIELREVIRAEYGV, from the coding sequence GTGAAGCTCCTCGTCGCCGCCCTCGAGTCCGAACTGTCCGCCTTCCCGGAGGAGCTCGACGGCTTCGACCGGCTGGTCACCGGCCCCGGAAAGCTGCCGGCGACGTACGCCCTGACCCGCGCCCTCGACGCGAAGAGCTACGACGAGGTCGTCGTCGTCGGCACCGCGGGCTCCATCGAGAAGGGACGCCCGTACGCGGTGCACGAGATCGCGACGGCGGTGCAGCACGACGTGATCGACCTCGACGGCGTCGTCGGACGGCACGTCTCGCTTCCGCCGCAGGTGACCACGGGCCGCGAGGGCGTCGTGATCGCCACGGGTGACCACTTCGTGAACGACGCCGAGGTCACCGCCGTGATCCGGCCGATGGGTGCCGCCCTGGTGGACATGGAGACCTACGCCTACATCTGGGTGGCGGGGCAGTTCGGCGTGCCGATCCGTGCCTTCCGCGCCGTCTCCGACCAGGCGGAGGACGGCGCCCTGGCCGACTTCCGCGAGGCCATCGCCCGGTGCAGCATCGAGCTGCGCGAGGTGATCCGCGCCGAGTACGGGGTCTGA
- a CDS encoding TM0106 family RecB-like putative nuclease has product MRIDTEAQRVIWSASDLKAAAECEFAWSRAIDAKLGRVPAVEEPEDATLLRAAQLGDVHEQNVLDRYIRELGDERVHRIAKVSSSDPEALAAAVDETLSALRSDALVVFQAAFATDEFVGFADFLRRDADGRWRVQDSKLARKARVTALMQLAAYVDQLDRLGIPRADEVDLIHGDNSVSTHAVDDLLPLFRVRRSRLRALIADRAVADGAAGAPLAWGDDRGDLRVVACGRCATCEEQVLAHRDLLMVARMRPVQRARLRAAGILTIDDLAAATKAPEGMNVDTFENLRAQARVQLRADAEGAATYDVHYAAAIHTLPVPSHGDIFFDFEGDPLYTEPAPDGEAEWGIDYLFGWVDNADQYTALWAHSFAEERRALETFLDFVKVRRAAHPGMHIYHYAPYETSHLVAMAARHGVREGEVDRLLREGVFVDLYPLVLRTVRVGSRSYSIKKLEPLYMGEDVRTSDVQKGDDSIVQYVAARELAAAGAQAEADAVFADLADYNRYDCVSTRRLRNWLIEIARSEGVTPAPPDDADEVIYEPSPRSLALLSDAQRAVEAGGDGLVYRIAAAAIDYFPREAKSFWVAHFQRLREPVTMWDSTRDVVKVDAVRSRVRRDWSIGEGRRVLSRELEIRGEVSPGTTLGPGAQPFALYDVPAPFDTDVPSRAVHVPHGVTVVEVLDDGYLVVESAVQGQTWDDLPVALTPAAPPRVVSLQQAIDEWADAVHAAAPDFPEDAATDILRRLPPRTVSGNALPTAGDDPIEAIVRGILDLDRSYLAVQGPPGTGKTYTGSQVIARLVNEHGFRIGVVAQSHAIIETLLERVVADGVAPGQVAKCPKDADADPGYTVIPKTGMAAFLAEHENEGAVVGGTAWDFSNTQRVARGELDLLVIDEAGQFSLASTIAVAAGAQRLLLLGDPQQLPQVSQGAHPEPVDTSALGWVMDGDPVVRPEYGYFLARSWRMHPYVAAPVSKLAYAGKLASAPGTERRAVEGIDPGLHVVPLRHRGNATQSPEEAAEVVRIVGDLVGRTFHENDAEGSVRPLTPEDIIVVAPYNAQRQLVHDALAAAGFGGVPVGTVDNFQGKEAVVSITTLAASSGRDAPRGPEFLLLQNRLNVAISRAQVVAYLIHSPALLDDLPYTPEGVARLSAFARLVGAAEEES; this is encoded by the coding sequence GTGCGGATCGACACAGAGGCGCAGCGGGTCATCTGGAGCGCGAGCGACCTCAAGGCGGCCGCCGAGTGCGAGTTCGCGTGGTCCCGGGCGATCGACGCGAAGCTGGGTCGGGTCCCCGCGGTCGAGGAGCCGGAGGACGCGACGCTCCTCCGCGCCGCTCAGCTGGGAGACGTGCACGAGCAGAACGTGCTCGACCGCTACATCCGGGAGCTCGGCGACGAACGGGTGCATCGGATCGCCAAGGTCTCCTCGAGCGATCCTGAGGCGCTTGCGGCCGCCGTCGACGAGACGCTGAGCGCTCTGCGGTCCGACGCGCTGGTCGTCTTCCAGGCGGCTTTCGCCACCGACGAGTTCGTCGGGTTCGCCGACTTCCTCCGCCGGGATGCGGACGGGCGCTGGCGGGTGCAGGACTCGAAGCTCGCGCGCAAGGCCCGGGTGACCGCGCTCATGCAGCTCGCGGCATATGTCGACCAGCTCGACCGACTCGGCATCCCCCGCGCGGACGAGGTCGACCTCATCCACGGCGACAACAGCGTCAGCACGCACGCGGTCGACGACCTCCTTCCGCTGTTCCGGGTGCGCCGGTCGCGGCTGCGCGCTCTCATCGCGGACCGCGCCGTGGCCGATGGCGCCGCCGGGGCGCCCCTCGCGTGGGGTGACGACCGCGGCGATTTGCGCGTGGTCGCCTGCGGGCGCTGCGCCACCTGCGAGGAGCAGGTGCTGGCCCACCGGGACCTCCTCATGGTCGCCCGCATGCGTCCGGTGCAGCGGGCCCGTCTCCGCGCCGCTGGAATCCTCACGATCGACGACCTGGCTGCGGCGACGAAGGCCCCCGAGGGCATGAACGTCGACACCTTCGAGAACCTCCGCGCCCAGGCCCGCGTGCAGCTGCGGGCGGATGCCGAGGGCGCGGCGACGTACGACGTGCACTACGCCGCGGCGATCCACACCCTCCCGGTGCCCAGCCACGGCGACATCTTCTTCGACTTCGAGGGCGATCCGCTGTACACCGAACCCGCCCCCGACGGCGAGGCGGAGTGGGGCATCGACTACCTGTTCGGCTGGGTCGACAACGCCGACCAGTACACCGCTCTCTGGGCGCACTCGTTCGCAGAGGAGCGGCGGGCGCTGGAGACCTTCCTCGACTTCGTGAAGGTGCGCCGCGCCGCGCACCCCGGCATGCACATCTACCACTACGCCCCCTACGAGACCTCCCACCTGGTCGCGATGGCCGCCCGCCACGGGGTGCGCGAGGGCGAGGTGGACCGCCTCCTCCGCGAGGGCGTCTTCGTCGACCTGTACCCCCTGGTGCTGCGCACCGTGCGGGTCGGTTCGCGGTCCTACTCCATCAAGAAGCTCGAGCCGCTCTACATGGGGGAGGACGTGCGCACGAGCGACGTCCAGAAGGGTGACGACTCCATCGTGCAGTACGTCGCGGCGCGGGAGCTCGCGGCAGCGGGCGCGCAGGCCGAGGCCGACGCCGTGTTCGCCGACCTCGCCGATTACAACCGCTACGACTGCGTCTCCACCCGGCGGCTGCGCAACTGGCTCATCGAGATCGCCCGCTCGGAGGGGGTGACGCCTGCTCCGCCGGACGACGCGGATGAGGTCATCTACGAGCCGTCGCCGCGGTCGCTCGCCCTTCTCTCTGACGCGCAGCGTGCGGTGGAGGCCGGAGGCGACGGGCTCGTGTACCGGATCGCGGCGGCCGCCATCGACTACTTCCCCCGCGAGGCGAAGAGCTTCTGGGTCGCGCACTTCCAGCGGCTGCGAGAGCCGGTCACCATGTGGGACAGCACGCGTGATGTGGTGAAGGTCGATGCCGTCCGCTCGCGGGTGCGCCGGGACTGGAGCATCGGCGAGGGGCGCCGAGTGCTGTCGCGGGAGCTCGAGATCCGCGGCGAGGTGTCACCGGGCACGACGCTCGGCCCCGGTGCGCAGCCGTTCGCGCTCTACGACGTCCCGGCCCCGTTCGACACCGACGTCCCGTCGCGGGCCGTGCACGTGCCGCACGGGGTCACGGTCGTCGAGGTGCTGGACGACGGGTACCTCGTGGTCGAGTCCGCCGTGCAGGGACAGACCTGGGACGACCTCCCCGTCGCGCTGACCCCTGCTGCGCCGCCTCGCGTGGTGTCGCTGCAGCAGGCGATCGACGAGTGGGCGGACGCGGTGCACGCGGCCGCCCCGGACTTCCCCGAGGACGCGGCCACCGACATCCTCCGCCGCCTGCCTCCGCGCACGGTGTCGGGGAACGCGCTTCCGACCGCAGGCGACGATCCGATCGAGGCGATCGTCCGCGGAATCCTCGACCTCGACCGCAGCTACCTCGCGGTGCAGGGGCCTCCGGGCACGGGGAAGACCTACACCGGCTCCCAGGTGATCGCCCGGCTCGTCAACGAGCACGGCTTCCGCATCGGCGTCGTCGCGCAGTCCCACGCGATCATCGAGACGCTCCTGGAGCGCGTCGTCGCCGACGGCGTCGCCCCGGGTCAGGTGGCGAAGTGCCCCAAGGATGCCGACGCCGATCCCGGTTACACGGTGATCCCGAAGACCGGGATGGCAGCCTTCCTCGCCGAGCACGAGAACGAGGGTGCCGTCGTGGGCGGCACCGCGTGGGACTTCAGCAACACGCAGCGGGTGGCCAGGGGAGAACTCGACCTGCTCGTGATCGACGAGGCCGGACAGTTCTCGCTCGCCTCGACCATCGCGGTGGCCGCCGGTGCGCAGCGGCTCCTGCTCCTCGGCGACCCTCAGCAGCTGCCCCAGGTCAGCCAGGGCGCCCACCCGGAGCCGGTGGACACCTCTGCGCTCGGCTGGGTGATGGACGGCGATCCCGTCGTGCGTCCGGAGTACGGCTACTTCCTCGCCCGTTCCTGGCGGATGCACCCGTATGTCGCGGCTCCGGTGTCGAAGCTCGCCTATGCCGGGAAGCTCGCCTCGGCTCCCGGCACCGAGCGGCGCGCGGTCGAGGGCATCGACCCGGGCCTGCACGTGGTGCCGCTGCGGCACCGCGGCAACGCGACCCAGTCGCCGGAGGAAGCGGCCGAAGTCGTGCGCATCGTCGGCGACCTCGTCGGCCGCACCTTCCACGAGAACGACGCGGAGGGCAGCGTCCGCCCGCTGACGCCGGAGGACATCATCGTCGTGGCGCCCTACAACGCCCAGCGGCAGCTCGTGCACGATGCGCTCGCGGCGGCGGGATTCGGCGGGGTCCCGGTGGGTACCGTCGACAACTTCCAGGGCAAGGAGGCGGTCGTCTCGATCACGACGCTCGCGGCGTCAAGCGGCCGGGATGCTCCGCGGGGTCCCGAGTTCCTGCTGCTGCAGAACCGGCTCAACGTGGCGATCTCCCGCGCCCAGGTCGTGGCCTACCTCATCCACTCGCCGGCGTTGCTCGACGACCTGCCGTACACGCCCGAGGGCGTCGCCCGGCTCAGTGCCTTCGCCCGCCTGGTCGGGGCCGCAGAGGAGGAATCATGA
- the nadE gene encoding ammonia-dependent NAD(+) synthetase translates to MSLQKQIAEDLGARPDIDPEAEVDRRVGFLADYLRTTGAKGFVLGISGGQDSTLAGRLAQLAVERVRAEGGEATFLAVRLPYRVQHDADDAQAALDFIAPDSSIEVNIQNGVEGVEKDIESAVSSDISDFNRGNIKARLRMVTQYALAGHEGLIVIGTDHAAEAITGFYTKFGDGAADVLPLAGLTKRQGRSLLQFLDAPERLAFKVPTADLLDDQPGRTDEDELGLTYEQIDDFLEGREVDPEVAGRIEARYLATQHKRHLPVTPDDTWWR, encoded by the coding sequence GTGTCGTTGCAGAAGCAGATCGCGGAAGACCTGGGCGCCCGGCCCGACATCGATCCCGAAGCGGAGGTGGACCGTCGTGTCGGCTTCCTCGCGGACTACCTGCGGACGACGGGCGCGAAGGGGTTCGTCCTCGGCATCTCCGGCGGCCAGGATTCGACCCTCGCCGGGCGCCTCGCCCAGCTCGCGGTCGAGCGGGTGCGTGCCGAGGGCGGGGAGGCGACCTTCCTCGCGGTGCGCCTGCCCTATCGTGTGCAGCACGACGCCGACGATGCGCAGGCCGCGCTGGACTTCATCGCGCCGGACTCGTCGATCGAGGTGAACATCCAGAACGGGGTCGAGGGCGTCGAGAAGGACATCGAGTCCGCCGTCTCCAGCGACATCTCCGACTTCAACCGGGGGAACATCAAGGCCCGCCTCCGCATGGTCACCCAGTACGCGCTCGCCGGGCACGAGGGTCTGATCGTGATCGGCACCGACCATGCCGCCGAAGCCATCACCGGCTTCTACACCAAGTTCGGCGACGGGGCGGCCGACGTCCTGCCGCTCGCCGGCCTCACGAAGCGGCAGGGGCGTTCCCTCCTGCAGTTCCTCGACGCCCCGGAGCGCCTGGCGTTCAAGGTCCCGACGGCCGATCTCCTCGACGACCAGCCGGGGCGTACCGACGAGGATGAGCTGGGGCTGACGTACGAGCAGATCGACGACTTCCTCGAGGGCCGGGAGGTCGACCCCGAGGTCGCCGGGCGCATCGAGGCACGGTATCTCGCGACCCAGCACAAGCGTCATCTGCCCGTGACGCCCGACGACACCTGGTGGCGCTGA
- a CDS encoding AAA family ATPase has product MRLHRLEVEGFGPFRARQTVDFDAFADDGIFLIAGRTGAGKSSILDAVCFGLYGGVPRYDGGEKRLRSDHSEPDDPSEVVVEFSTPSGRYRVTRSPEYLRPARRGGGLTKQAAAVSLEELTDDGWVGRAARAVDVAHELDDILQLSREQFLQVILLAQNRFSEFLLAGSRDRQALLRRLFGTERFEDVQARFDERRRHAEQSLGARLATVSARLDEAERLVTDADLGRDAGDADGDVGPEAQGEGITTVDRLAELERAQARAAYRAERRAAERQEAEKRFEAADAVLAAAREDRRAQSERDRARAAMARLDAEEGAIAEAKAELARARAAEALRSSITAADRAVTAADGAVAAEKRARAGWDQLGVETDDLDAWIADRTRASGVWERAVALEAEAPRRAAERITAEEAVATAERRCADGEAERAALPGRIAALTAERDDARRLGDRLPAMESARVAAELRREAAEEAERLQQECAAADRVLAEATSAQAAAQSALAELRQRRIDGMAGELASALIEDHPCPVCGAREHPAPADHSAAVSVEDIAAAETRRDEAARREQQAAATCTSLQVELAAALARADGRDVETAKVELDAAVAAEKEALAAAEAARLRDSELVELDTQQSALEGRRVQDEAALAEAREQLALVVQRDEAARTAIDEARGSYASAAERMTEATAHLAVARRLLDAEAERARRQQAATEAAAERDAALDASEFSDVEAATAALRPPAVQTELDERVTTHAVQREKERALLFDLELRTLPEEPIDLAPHEQAALDARAAWSAAVDEATKAAGDAVRLAGLIDAAKDEHARTAEDAAAFEVLQALADTIAGRGANTRKMTLETFVLAAELEEIVDAANRRLHDMSEGRYRLQHSDALAARGAASGLGIVVADAFTGQTRPPQSLSGGETFLTSLALALGLAEVVTARAGGIRLDTLFIDEGFGSLDGDTLDVAMRTLDELRQGGRTVGVISHVEAMQEQIPAQLTVRALPNGPSVIETR; this is encoded by the coding sequence GTGCGGCTGCATCGTCTGGAGGTCGAGGGGTTCGGGCCGTTCCGCGCGCGGCAGACCGTCGACTTCGACGCCTTCGCCGACGACGGGATCTTCCTCATCGCCGGCCGCACCGGAGCGGGGAAGTCGAGCATCCTCGATGCGGTCTGCTTCGGGCTGTACGGCGGGGTGCCGCGGTACGACGGCGGGGAGAAGCGGCTCCGCAGCGACCACAGCGAACCGGACGACCCCTCCGAGGTGGTCGTCGAGTTCAGCACGCCGTCGGGGCGGTACCGGGTCACACGTTCCCCGGAGTACCTCCGTCCGGCCCGGCGGGGTGGCGGCCTGACGAAGCAGGCGGCGGCGGTCTCCCTGGAGGAGCTCACGGACGACGGCTGGGTCGGTCGTGCGGCGCGGGCCGTCGACGTCGCGCACGAGCTCGACGACATCCTTCAGCTCAGCCGCGAGCAGTTCCTGCAGGTGATCCTGCTGGCCCAGAACCGGTTCTCGGAGTTCCTGCTCGCGGGCAGCAGGGACCGGCAGGCGCTGCTGCGCCGGCTCTTCGGCACCGAGCGTTTCGAAGACGTGCAGGCCCGGTTCGACGAGCGGCGGCGCCACGCCGAGCAGAGCCTCGGGGCGCGTCTCGCCACGGTGTCCGCCCGGCTGGACGAGGCCGAGCGCCTCGTGACGGATGCCGACCTCGGGCGCGACGCCGGCGACGCCGACGGCGATGTCGGACCGGAGGCGCAGGGGGAGGGCATCACGACGGTCGATCGCCTGGCGGAGCTGGAGCGAGCGCAGGCTCGCGCTGCGTACCGGGCGGAACGGCGCGCCGCCGAGCGTCAGGAGGCGGAGAAGCGGTTCGAGGCCGCCGATGCTGTTCTGGCCGCAGCACGCGAGGATCGACGTGCCCAGAGCGAGCGCGACCGTGCCCGTGCGGCGATGGCGCGTCTGGACGCCGAGGAGGGAGCCATCGCCGAGGCGAAGGCGGAGCTCGCCAGGGCGCGGGCGGCCGAGGCGCTGCGGTCCTCGATCACCGCGGCGGACCGTGCCGTGACGGCGGCTGATGGCGCGGTGGCTGCGGAGAAGCGCGCACGCGCGGGCTGGGATCAGCTCGGTGTCGAGACCGACGACCTCGACGCGTGGATCGCCGACCGGACACGGGCGTCCGGGGTCTGGGAGCGCGCCGTCGCGCTGGAGGCCGAGGCACCGCGCCGCGCCGCCGAGCGCATCACCGCAGAGGAGGCCGTCGCCACCGCCGAGCGCCGGTGCGCCGACGGCGAGGCGGAGCGCGCGGCGCTGCCCGGCCGGATCGCCGCCCTCACCGCGGAGCGGGACGACGCCCGTCGGCTCGGCGACCGGCTCCCCGCCATGGAGAGCGCACGCGTCGCTGCCGAGCTCCGCCGGGAGGCGGCGGAAGAGGCGGAACGTCTGCAGCAGGAGTGCGCCGCGGCCGACCGGGTCCTCGCCGAGGCGACGTCCGCGCAGGCCGCCGCGCAGTCGGCTCTGGCCGAGTTGCGCCAGCGCCGGATCGACGGCATGGCCGGGGAGCTGGCGTCCGCTCTGATCGAGGATCACCCCTGCCCGGTGTGCGGGGCGCGGGAGCATCCGGCGCCGGCGGACCACAGCGCCGCGGTCTCCGTGGAGGACATCGCGGCTGCGGAGACCCGGAGGGACGAGGCGGCGCGCCGCGAGCAGCAGGCGGCGGCGACCTGCACGTCGCTGCAGGTCGAGCTCGCTGCGGCTCTGGCGCGCGCGGACGGACGAGACGTCGAGACGGCGAAGGTCGAGCTCGATGCCGCCGTGGCCGCCGAGAAGGAGGCCCTCGCCGCGGCCGAGGCCGCGCGGCTGCGCGACAGCGAGCTCGTCGAGCTCGATACCCAGCAGAGCGCGCTCGAGGGGCGGCGCGTCCAGGACGAGGCGGCCCTCGCCGAAGCCCGTGAGCAGCTCGCCCTGGTCGTCCAGCGCGACGAGGCCGCCCGTACGGCGATCGACGAGGCGCGAGGGAGCTACGCGTCGGCGGCTGAGCGCATGACGGAGGCCACCGCCCACCTCGCCGTCGCACGCCGCCTCCTCGACGCCGAAGCCGAACGGGCGCGGAGGCAGCAGGCGGCGACGGAGGCAGCTGCCGAGAGGGATGCCGCCCTCGACGCCTCCGAGTTCTCCGACGTCGAAGCCGCCACCGCGGCGCTGCGTCCGCCGGCGGTGCAGACGGAGCTCGACGAGCGGGTGACGACGCACGCCGTGCAACGGGAGAAGGAGCGCGCCCTGCTCTTCGACCTCGAGCTGCGCACGCTGCCGGAGGAGCCGATCGACCTCGCGCCTCATGAGCAGGCGGCGCTCGACGCCAGAGCGGCATGGTCCGCCGCCGTCGACGAGGCCACCAAGGCGGCGGGCGACGCGGTGCGGCTGGCCGGCCTCATCGACGCGGCGAAGGACGAGCATGCCCGCACGGCGGAGGACGCCGCGGCCTTCGAGGTCCTGCAGGCCCTCGCTGACACGATCGCCGGACGGGGGGCGAACACGCGCAAGATGACGCTGGAGACCTTCGTGCTGGCGGCGGAGCTCGAGGAGATCGTCGATGCCGCCAACCGCCGCCTCCACGACATGTCGGAGGGGCGCTACCGCCTGCAGCACTCCGACGCCCTGGCGGCGCGCGGCGCCGCGTCCGGGCTGGGCATCGTGGTCGCCGACGCGTTCACCGGGCAGACCCGCCCTCCGCAGTCCTTGTCCGGCGGTGAGACCTTCCTCACCTCCCTCGCGCTCGCCCTCGGACTGGCCGAGGTCGTGACGGCCCGCGCGGGGGGCATCCGCCTGGACACGCTCTTCATCGACGAGGGATTCGGGTCACTCGACGGCGACACGCTCGACGTCGCGATGCGCACGCTCGACGAGCTCCGGCAGGGTGGGCGCACGGTCGGTGTCATCAGCCACGTCGAGGCCATGCAGGAGCAGATCCCCGCGCAGCTCACGGTCCGCGCGCTCCCGAACGGACCGAGCGTCATCGAGACGCGCTGA
- a CDS encoding GNAT family N-acetyltransferase has product MTISHTVGGFILTDEKDASRYTLTRDGKLVSVLDYRDDGHTVALTRAYTVPAFRGNGYAGKVVEGAVADIAERGDRKVDAVCWYVAEWFAAHPEQAGLLRTR; this is encoded by the coding sequence ATGACGATCTCGCACACCGTCGGCGGCTTCATCCTGACCGACGAGAAGGACGCATCGCGATACACGCTCACGCGCGACGGGAAGCTCGTCAGCGTGCTCGATTACCGGGATGATGGGCATACCGTCGCGCTCACCCGGGCCTACACGGTCCCGGCATTCCGCGGGAACGGGTACGCGGGCAAGGTGGTCGAGGGCGCCGTGGCCGACATCGCGGAGCGCGGCGATCGCAAGGTCGACGCCGTCTGCTGGTACGTGGCGGAGTGGTTCGCCGCGCACCCGGAGCAGGCGGGACTCCTCCGCACCCGCTGA
- a CDS encoding exonuclease SbcCD subunit D, with amino-acid sequence MRILHTSDWHIGRTFHGNSTMDALAEVLAALTGQVREHGVDVVIVAGDVFDSATPSAAAYTLLGDALVALHETGARVVVTSGNHDSAARLGFQARLLRDGIHVLTDPLAVGTPVTIDDAHGPVHFFGIPYLEPAIVRQHWPDGDAEGRQLRTQAQTMTHAMTLVRAGIEQHAGRSVAIAHCFAAGVEPTEGLEREVRQGGLDVVPLRAFDGPDYVALGHIHGRQQVSERVRYAGAPLHYSFGEQHKPRGSWLVDLDADGLAGVEWLELPVPRRLVTLTGTFEEILSAESVAAHADAWVCAVYTDAVPQTEPMRRLREAYPHCAMVQHQPTATGEELERSYGERLRSAVTDADRIEAFLEHVRAGQGATEVERELIREVLDDRVRAEALV; translated from the coding sequence ATGCGGATCCTGCACACCTCGGACTGGCACATCGGCCGGACGTTCCATGGCAACTCGACCATGGACGCGCTTGCCGAGGTGCTCGCCGCGCTGACCGGGCAGGTCAGGGAGCACGGGGTCGATGTCGTCATCGTCGCGGGGGACGTCTTCGACTCCGCGACTCCTTCCGCCGCCGCCTATACCCTGCTCGGCGATGCCCTCGTCGCTCTGCACGAGACGGGCGCACGCGTGGTCGTCACGAGCGGGAATCACGATTCCGCCGCCCGCCTGGGTTTTCAGGCCCGGCTCCTGCGTGACGGCATCCACGTCCTCACCGACCCCCTCGCGGTCGGCACTCCCGTCACGATCGACGACGCCCACGGTCCCGTGCACTTCTTCGGTATCCCGTACCTGGAGCCCGCGATCGTGCGCCAGCACTGGCCGGACGGCGACGCGGAGGGGCGCCAGCTGCGCACGCAGGCGCAGACCATGACCCACGCGATGACCCTTGTCCGCGCGGGCATCGAGCAGCACGCGGGCCGGTCGGTCGCGATCGCCCACTGCTTCGCCGCGGGAGTGGAGCCGACGGAAGGTCTGGAGCGTGAGGTGCGGCAGGGCGGCCTGGATGTCGTCCCCCTCCGTGCGTTCGACGGCCCCGATTACGTCGCGCTGGGCCACATCCATGGTCGCCAGCAGGTGAGCGAGCGGGTGCGGTACGCCGGCGCTCCGCTGCACTACAGCTTCGGCGAACAGCACAAGCCGCGCGGCTCCTGGCTCGTCGACCTGGATGCCGACGGCCTCGCGGGCGTCGAGTGGCTGGAGCTGCCGGTTCCGCGGCGCCTGGTCACGCTGACGGGCACCTTCGAGGAGATCCTCTCCGCAGAGAGCGTGGCCGCGCACGCCGACGCCTGGGTGTGCGCCGTCTATACCGACGCCGTGCCGCAGACCGAGCCCATGCGACGGCTCCGCGAGGCGTACCCGCACTGTGCCATGGTGCAACATCAGCCCACTGCGACCGGAGAGGAGCTCGAGCGGTCGTACGGTGAGCGGCTGCGGTCCGCGGTGACCGATGCCGACCGGATCGAGGCGTTCCTCGAGCACGTGCGCGCCGGCCAGGGAGCCACCGAGGTCGAACGCGAGCTGATCCGCGAGGTGCTCGACGACAGGGTCCGCGCGGAAGCGCTCGTCTAG